The Sorangiineae bacterium MSr11367 genome window below encodes:
- a CDS encoding alpha/beta fold hydrolase, producing the protein MEFDDSTVYEELRAYIARELLEGQDDGLDRSTRLLEWGILDSVSMVALLDFTRERFGVVIPDDDVVPAHFSNLDALTRCILRLQSIQASGQVSARATGTLNYHYALIRALEPYGVMSARFEGEGTSVHHLRTVGRKPAWVLLPALGNPASSWGIVLRGLADEHEAFALDFAGFGLTTCPVAAPTFADQLALTLDAMERLTRGPVVLVGHSAGAMVAIDIARKFPHKVAALVVTSFGAIADARGWWSSLRELSRDPDAFLQRAYYEPPTLGRALRGLLTGALESEAYHGFLDDRALDAMPSIFEGLTVPTLFVAGEQDRIIPASAVNAAVAAVPHARIEWLARCGHFPQAERPQELFTLMQLFLASLSENTSS; encoded by the coding sequence TTGGAGTTCGACGACTCGACGGTATACGAGGAGCTCCGTGCGTACATCGCGCGGGAATTGCTCGAGGGACAGGACGACGGCCTGGATCGAAGCACCCGCTTGCTCGAGTGGGGAATCCTCGACTCGGTGTCCATGGTCGCCCTATTGGACTTCACGCGTGAGCGCTTCGGCGTCGTCATTCCGGACGACGACGTCGTACCAGCTCATTTTTCCAATCTGGATGCGCTCACACGATGCATCCTGCGGCTCCAGTCCATCCAAGCATCGGGCCAGGTTTCCGCACGAGCAACTGGTACATTGAATTACCATTATGCCCTAATCCGCGCGCTCGAACCGTATGGAGTCATGTCCGCGCGGTTCGAGGGGGAGGGGACGTCGGTGCATCATCTGCGCACGGTGGGCCGAAAGCCGGCGTGGGTGCTCCTTCCCGCGCTGGGCAATCCGGCCAGCTCGTGGGGAATCGTGTTGCGCGGCCTCGCGGACGAACACGAGGCCTTTGCGCTGGATTTTGCGGGCTTTGGGCTTACCACGTGCCCCGTGGCGGCCCCCACATTTGCCGATCAACTCGCGCTCACCTTGGACGCGATGGAGCGACTGACCCGCGGTCCGGTGGTTCTCGTGGGTCATTCGGCCGGCGCCATGGTGGCTATCGACATTGCGCGAAAATTCCCTCATAAAGTCGCGGCCTTGGTAGTGACGAGCTTTGGCGCCATCGCCGATGCCCGCGGGTGGTGGTCGTCGCTTCGGGAGCTGTCGCGCGATCCCGACGCCTTTCTCCAGCGTGCCTATTACGAACCGCCGACCCTGGGCCGGGCGCTTCGAGGCCTGCTCACGGGCGCCCTGGAGAGCGAGGCCTACCACGGCTTCCTCGACGATCGCGCACTGGATGCGATGCCGTCCATCTTCGAGGGCCTCACCGTTCCCACCTTGTTCGTGGCCGGGGAGCAGGACCGAATCATCCCCGCCTCCGCCGTGAACGCGGCCGTCGCCGCCGTTCCGCACGCGCGCATCGAGTGGCTCGCGCGCTGCGGGCACTTCCCGCAGGCGGAGCGCCCTCAAGAGCTCTTCACCTTGATGCAACTGTTTCTCGCGTCCCTGTCGGAGAACACCTCGTCATGA
- a CDS encoding tryptophan 7-halogenase, with amino-acid sequence MNRRYDAVVIGGGPGGAVASYFLRQHGLSVLILERTPFPRYRIGESLTGVTGDFVRELGLVEKMGEHRFPPKSGVKVLGREAKNEFFIPVPRPTWQVLRSAFDAIVLERAQETGAELRYGTVTAVLRDGERVTGVRYRPSGGEGGGEGEVDIECRAVIDASGHSAVLSKLGLAGRRRVDAFGRQIAVFSQYHRPIRDPGAMGDNTFIFYSRQYHWAWFIPLSPDVVSVGVVMPVTTYKERGDSPEAVLRWGVENVNPDLARRVRGARQVEDVRFIRNYSYRVEPFAGNGWFCVGDAHRFTDPIFSFGVSLTMLEAKAAAAAIAEGLRTGDFREPVANYVSYSDVGQNAIYDFIRYFWKYPAFFGIQSQGRMRKSIISLFAVECHSEEVQSMLKEMRRSLYTMQAEQLPGERLRAVGERALARFTDFQGIDAIYVAERDTGIHLSFYLDESTDDIRESLTDFERELDADFGKDRVATSTWPASHARDAQASAIFDRRTLRVS; translated from the coding sequence ATGAATCGACGTTACGATGCCGTCGTCATCGGCGGCGGCCCCGGTGGCGCCGTGGCCTCGTATTTCCTGCGCCAGCATGGATTGTCCGTGCTCATCCTGGAGCGCACTCCCTTTCCACGTTACCGCATCGGCGAATCGCTCACTGGCGTGACGGGCGATTTCGTTCGCGAGTTGGGGCTCGTCGAGAAAATGGGCGAGCATCGATTTCCGCCCAAATCGGGGGTCAAAGTCCTCGGGCGCGAGGCCAAAAACGAGTTCTTCATCCCCGTGCCACGCCCCACATGGCAAGTCCTCCGCTCGGCGTTCGACGCCATCGTTTTGGAGCGCGCCCAGGAAACGGGCGCCGAGCTTCGCTATGGCACGGTGACCGCGGTGCTCCGCGACGGGGAGCGCGTCACTGGGGTTCGCTACCGGCCCTCTGGTGGGGAAGGCGGGGGCGAAGGGGAAGTCGACATCGAATGCCGCGCGGTCATCGATGCCAGCGGACACAGCGCGGTGCTGTCGAAACTTGGCCTTGCCGGCCGCCGGCGCGTCGATGCCTTTGGGCGCCAGATCGCCGTCTTCTCGCAGTACCACCGCCCCATCCGCGATCCGGGGGCGATGGGCGACAATACGTTCATCTTCTATTCGAGACAGTACCACTGGGCCTGGTTCATCCCGCTGTCGCCCGACGTCGTATCGGTCGGGGTCGTCATGCCGGTGACCACGTACAAGGAACGCGGAGACAGCCCCGAGGCGGTGCTCCGATGGGGAGTCGAGAACGTCAATCCCGATCTCGCCAGGCGCGTTCGCGGCGCGCGCCAGGTAGAGGATGTGCGCTTCATCCGCAATTACTCGTACCGCGTCGAGCCTTTTGCAGGAAACGGCTGGTTTTGCGTGGGCGATGCCCACCGTTTCACCGATCCGATCTTCTCCTTCGGCGTCTCCCTAACGATGCTCGAGGCCAAGGCGGCCGCCGCCGCCATCGCCGAGGGCCTGCGAACGGGCGACTTCCGCGAGCCCGTGGCCAACTACGTGTCCTACAGCGATGTCGGGCAGAATGCCATTTACGACTTCATCCGCTATTTCTGGAAGTATCCAGCGTTCTTCGGCATTCAGAGCCAGGGCCGCATGCGAAAGAGCATCATCAGCCTTTTCGCCGTGGAGTGCCACAGCGAGGAAGTGCAAAGCATGCTGAAGGAGATGCGCCGCAGCTTGTACACCATGCAGGCGGAGCAGCTCCCGGGCGAAAGGCTTCGCGCCGTCGGAGAGCGGGCCTTGGCGCGCTTCACCGACTTTCAAGGAATCGACGCCATTTACGTCGCCGAACGCGACACGGGCATCCATCTTTCGTTTTACTTGGACGAGAGTACCGACGACATCCGGGAGTCGCTGACGGACTTCGAGCGCGAACTGGATGCGGATTTCGGCAAAGACCGTGTCGCCACGTCGACGTGGCCGGCTTCCCACGCGCGGGATGCCCAGGCCTCCGCCATCTTCGACCGGCGCACGCTTCGCGTCTCCTAG
- a CDS encoding alcohol dehydrogenase catalytic domain-containing protein has protein sequence MRAIVVSEIHREWSLAELADPRPGPGQVLIRVRYSGMCGTDVHLHRGQFPTKLPIVAGHEPTGEIVELGPGVTDLKVGDRVGVVWDQKGCGRCPSCQSGIACPSAQTWMDLGGGNSELMLAWASGCALIPDDLALEAAAPIFCAGYTVMSALRNASPKPGERVAVLGVGGLGHLAVQVSHALGLETLAITGQANKRAELLALGADDVVVANGDPGKALLDAGGADIVLSTTSSAKQIGSIFHGLRRRGRLVNTGIADGPVSIDSFAATLAFHEFRGAVPDHRSHLAEILELAAKGKVTPKLEIYPLERANDARDRLESGKVRYRAVLAHA, from the coding sequence ATGCGCGCCATCGTTGTTTCGGAGATTCATCGAGAATGGTCGCTGGCCGAGCTTGCCGATCCGCGGCCTGGCCCCGGGCAAGTTCTCATTCGTGTTCGCTATTCGGGAATGTGCGGTACGGACGTCCACCTTCATCGGGGCCAATTCCCAACGAAGCTTCCCATCGTGGCGGGGCACGAACCCACCGGCGAAATCGTCGAACTCGGCCCGGGGGTCACCGATTTGAAGGTGGGAGATCGCGTCGGCGTCGTCTGGGATCAAAAGGGCTGCGGGCGTTGCCCCTCGTGCCAATCCGGCATCGCCTGCCCGAGCGCGCAAACCTGGATGGACCTCGGCGGCGGCAATTCCGAGCTGATGCTCGCATGGGCCTCCGGGTGCGCCTTGATTCCCGATGACCTCGCGCTCGAAGCCGCCGCGCCCATCTTCTGCGCCGGATACACGGTCATGAGCGCCCTGCGCAACGCCAGCCCCAAGCCCGGAGAGCGGGTCGCCGTGCTCGGCGTCGGAGGCCTCGGCCATCTCGCCGTTCAAGTGTCACACGCCCTGGGCCTCGAGACCCTCGCGATCACGGGCCAAGCGAACAAGCGCGCGGAGCTCCTCGCCCTCGGCGCCGACGATGTCGTCGTGGCGAATGGCGATCCCGGCAAAGCGCTCCTCGATGCGGGAGGCGCGGATATCGTCCTTTCCACCACGAGCTCGGCAAAGCAAATCGGCTCCATCTTCCACGGGCTCCGTCGCCGTGGTCGCCTGGTCAACACCGGTATCGCCGACGGTCCCGTGAGCATCGATTCCTTCGCCGCGACGCTCGCCTTCCACGAGTTCCGCGGCGCCGTGCCCGATCATCGGAGCCACCTCGCCGAGATCCTGGAGCTCGCCGCCAAGGGCAAGGTGACGCCGAAACTCGAAATCTACCCACTGGAGCGCGCCAATGATGCGCGCGATCGTCTCGAGTCGGGCAAGGTCCGCTACCGCGCGGTGCTCGCCCACGCGTGA
- a CDS encoding AraC family transcriptional regulator has protein sequence MAQPAPYPPKSKTHLAASKEAWLAAELRELVARAAIKEGDTEHAFPGLRFLRVSKPLPYRKWHAFGPMLVMVAQGRKVASFRGVNLSYDPSRFFVVTGAAEFEGKIIEATREKPFFAFCYAISPDIVAKTLLALADQTLAPMAEPVPAFVGAMEIPMLDCAVRWLRALEDPVERRVVAPLVVEELVFRLLRSDAAAAIRSAVGQERDTDKVQSAMQFLRAHVERSLSVEDVARHVAMSPSHFAHRFRAIARVSPMRYLKELRLQHARTLMLAEGLRVGEAAARAGYESTSHFTRDFRTLFGASPGEYARRFRDP, from the coding sequence GTGGCGCAGCCCGCTCCGTACCCGCCGAAATCGAAAACGCACCTCGCCGCCTCGAAGGAGGCGTGGCTCGCGGCCGAGCTTCGCGAGCTCGTGGCACGCGCGGCGATCAAGGAGGGCGACACGGAGCATGCCTTTCCCGGTTTGCGCTTCCTGCGCGTCTCGAAGCCATTGCCCTATCGCAAATGGCACGCCTTCGGGCCGATGCTCGTCATGGTGGCGCAGGGGCGAAAAGTCGCATCGTTTCGTGGGGTGAACCTTTCTTACGATCCATCGCGCTTCTTCGTGGTCACGGGGGCGGCGGAGTTCGAAGGAAAGATCATCGAGGCCACGCGCGAAAAGCCTTTTTTCGCGTTTTGCTACGCGATCTCGCCGGACATCGTCGCCAAGACGCTGCTGGCCCTCGCCGACCAAACGCTCGCGCCCATGGCGGAACCCGTCCCTGCGTTCGTCGGTGCGATGGAAATACCGATGCTCGATTGCGCCGTCCGATGGCTGCGCGCCCTGGAGGATCCGGTCGAGCGCCGCGTGGTCGCCCCGCTCGTCGTCGAGGAGCTCGTTTTCCGTTTGCTTCGCTCGGATGCCGCGGCCGCCATTCGGAGCGCGGTCGGTCAGGAGCGCGACACCGACAAGGTGCAATCGGCGATGCAGTTTCTCCGCGCCCACGTGGAGCGCTCGCTCTCCGTCGAAGACGTGGCCCGCCACGTTGCCATGAGCCCGTCGCACTTCGCGCACCGCTTCCGCGCCATCGCGCGCGTGAGCCCCATGCGGTACCTGAAGGAGCTGCGCTTGCAACATGCACGCACCTTGATGCTCGCCGAGGGCCTTCGCGTCGGCGAAGCGGCCGCGCGGGCAGGTTACGAGAGCACATCGCATTTCACCCGCGACTTCCGCACGCTCTTCGGTGCCTCCCCGGGAGAATACGCCCGCCGCTTTCGCGATCCCTGA